From the Xenorhabdus ishibashii genome, one window contains:
- the rsmG gene encoding 16S rRNA (guanine(527)-N(7))-methyltransferase RsmG translates to MLNKLEALLAKTDIELSLTQKQQLVAYVDMLNKWNKAYNLTSVRDPVQMLIRHIMDSIIVNPFLHGTRFIDVGTGPGLPGIPLAIVRPDSHFTLLDSLGKRVRFLRQVQHELGLNNIEPVQNRVEEFVPEPPFDGVISRAFASLQDMLSWCSHLPKPREGRFYALKGVLPENELSQLPTGIVLDTVISLQVAELDEQRHLVILKSN, encoded by the coding sequence TTGCTTAACAAATTGGAAGCACTGCTGGCGAAAACTGACATTGAGTTATCGCTGACACAGAAACAACAGCTTGTTGCCTATGTTGACATGCTGAATAAATGGAACAAGGCTTATAACCTGACATCTGTGCGTGATCCGGTACAGATGCTAATTCGGCACATCATGGATAGCATCATTGTTAATCCATTCCTGCATGGAACACGATTTATTGATGTGGGAACAGGGCCTGGCTTGCCAGGCATTCCTCTGGCAATTGTACGCCCTGATTCTCACTTCACTTTATTGGATAGTTTGGGAAAACGGGTTCGTTTTTTGCGTCAGGTTCAACATGAATTAGGCTTGAACAATATTGAACCGGTGCAAAACCGTGTTGAAGAATTTGTTCCTGAGCCTCCCTTTGATGGGGTAATTAGTCGTGCGTTTGCTTCGTTGCAAGACATGTTGTCATGGTGCAGTCATCTTCCCAAACCACGTGAAGGCCGTTTTTATGCCTTAAAAGGTGTATTGCCGGAAAATGAATTGTCTCAATTGCCAACAGGGATTGTACTCGACACCGTCATTTCTCTCCAAGTCGCAGAGTTAGATGAACAGCGTCATCTGGTAATACTTAAGTCAAACTAA
- the mnmG gene encoding tRNA uridine-5-carboxymethylaminomethyl(34) synthesis enzyme MnmG — protein MFYPEHFDVIIIGGGHAGTEAAMASARMGRQTLLLTHNIDTLGQMSCNPAIGGIGKGHLVKEIDALGGLMAKATDQAGIQFRTLNASKGPAVRATRAQADRVLYRQAVRTALENQPNLMIFQQPVEDLIVENDTVTGVVTRMGLKFKAKSVVLTVGTFLDGKIHIGLENYSGGRAGDPPAISLSHRLRELPLRVARLKTGTPPRIDARTIDFSQLEQQLGDNPTPVFSFMGNVDQHPRQIPCYITHTNEKTHEVIRNNLDRSPMYAGIIEGIGPRYCPSIEDKVMRFADRNAHQIFLEPEGLTSNEIYPNGISTSLPFDVQMQIVHSMKGMENARIIRPGYAIEYDFFDPRDLKQTLESKFIHGLFFAGQINGTTGYEEAAAQGLLAGLNAARYANGEEGWFPRRDQAYIGVLVDDLCTLGTKEPYRMFTSRAEYRLMLREDNADLRLTEQGRKLGLVDDLRWEHYCRKFEMIEQERQRLRNIWVHPHSDNLEDINQLLKTPLSKEANGEDLLRRPEMNYELLKSLPRFAPGLTEPQAADQVEIQVKYEGYIARQQEEIEKQLRNENTALPVDLDYQQVSGLSNEVIAKLNDHKPSSIGQASRISGITPAAISILLVWLKKQGLLRRSA, from the coding sequence ATGTTTTATCCAGAGCACTTTGACGTCATCATTATCGGCGGGGGTCATGCCGGTACTGAAGCGGCGATGGCCTCCGCACGTATGGGGCGTCAAACCTTACTACTGACTCACAATATTGATACTTTGGGCCAGATGTCATGTAATCCAGCCATTGGTGGGATCGGTAAAGGGCATCTGGTAAAAGAGATCGATGCACTTGGTGGCTTAATGGCAAAAGCCACGGATCAAGCCGGTATTCAGTTTAGAACACTCAATGCCAGCAAAGGCCCGGCTGTTCGGGCTACACGAGCACAAGCGGATCGAGTACTTTACCGACAAGCTGTAAGGACGGCATTGGAAAATCAGCCTAATTTAATGATCTTCCAGCAACCCGTTGAAGATCTCATCGTTGAAAACGACACTGTTACCGGTGTTGTTACGCGTATGGGATTAAAATTCAAAGCAAAATCTGTAGTTCTGACTGTAGGAACTTTCCTTGATGGAAAAATTCACATCGGATTGGAAAACTACAGTGGCGGACGAGCCGGAGATCCTCCTGCGATCTCATTATCTCACCGTTTACGTGAACTACCTTTGCGTGTAGCTCGCCTGAAAACAGGAACACCGCCTCGCATTGATGCACGAACTATTGATTTTAGTCAGCTAGAACAGCAACTGGGCGATAACCCAACACCTGTATTTTCATTCATGGGTAATGTCGATCAACATCCAAGGCAGATCCCGTGCTATATCACACATACCAATGAAAAAACCCATGAAGTGATCCGCAATAACTTGGATCGCAGTCCAATGTACGCTGGGATCATCGAAGGGATCGGCCCTCGTTATTGTCCTTCCATCGAAGACAAAGTCATGCGTTTTGCGGATCGTAACGCTCACCAGATCTTCTTAGAACCCGAAGGGCTGACCAGTAACGAAATCTATCCAAACGGTATTTCGACCAGTTTGCCATTTGACGTTCAGATGCAAATTGTTCATTCCATGAAAGGCATGGAGAATGCCCGTATTATTCGTCCTGGTTATGCGATCGAATATGACTTCTTCGATCCACGTGATTTAAAACAAACACTGGAAAGTAAATTTATTCATGGTCTGTTTTTTGCTGGCCAGATCAATGGCACCACCGGATATGAAGAGGCAGCCGCACAAGGGTTACTGGCTGGTCTCAACGCTGCCCGTTATGCTAACGGTGAAGAAGGTTGGTTCCCACGCCGTGATCAGGCTTATATTGGCGTATTAGTCGATGATCTATGCACACTCGGAACTAAAGAGCCTTACCGGATGTTCACTTCCCGTGCTGAATATCGTTTGATGCTGCGTGAAGACAATGCGGATCTTCGTCTGACCGAACAAGGCCGCAAACTAGGCTTGGTTGATGATCTTCGTTGGGAACATTATTGCCGCAAATTTGAAATGATCGAACAGGAACGGCAGCGCTTGCGCAATATTTGGGTACACCCTCACTCTGATAACTTAGAGGATATCAACCAGCTCCTGAAAACACCGTTATCAAAAGAAGCCAATGGTGAAGATTTGCTGCGCCGCCCTGAAATGAATTATGAATTACTGAAGTCATTACCCCGTTTTGCCCCTGGATTGACTGAGCCTCAAGCCGCGGATCAGGTTGAAATTCAAGTGAAGTACGAAGGCTACATTGCCCGTCAACAAGAAGAGATCGAAAAACAATTACGTAATGAGAATACTGCACTGCCTGTTGATTTGGATTATCAACAAGTGAGCGGGCTTTCCAATGAAGTTATTGCAAAACTAAATGATCATAAACCAAGTTCAATTGGTCAGGCTTCACGTATTTCAGGTATCACTCCGGCAGCCATTTCTATTTTGCTGGTATGGCTGAAAAAACAAGGTTTACTGCGTCGTAGCGCCTAA
- the mioC gene encoding FMN-binding protein MioC — protein MSTITLISGSTMGSAEYVAEHIAEILENNGFSTEMLHGPSLEDLPLEGLWLVVTSTHGAGDLPDNLQPLADEITQQQPDLSNITFGAVGIGSSEYDTFCGAIRSLERLLEDHGAKRIGDRLEIDILQHEIPEDPAEEWVKEWSKLL, from the coding sequence ATGAGTACAATAACCTTGATCAGTGGCAGCACAATGGGTAGCGCCGAATATGTTGCAGAACATATAGCTGAGATCTTAGAAAATAACGGCTTTTCAACAGAGATGCTTCATGGCCCCTCATTGGAAGATCTTCCACTTGAAGGATTATGGCTTGTGGTTACGTCAACGCATGGTGCTGGGGACTTACCTGATAATCTCCAGCCTCTGGCAGATGAGATCACACAGCAGCAACCGGATCTCAGCAATATCACATTTGGTGCAGTCGGTATCGGCAGTTCCGAATATGACACATTCTGTGGTGCGATAAGATCACTGGAGCGCTTATTGGAAGATCACGGAGCAAAACGGATCGGAGATCGATTGGAAATCGACATTCTGCAACACGAAATTCCCGAAGATCCAGCCGAAGAATGGGTTAAAGAGTGGTCAAAGTTACTCTGA
- the asnC gene encoding transcriptional regulator AsnC, which translates to MAEIYQIDNLDRDILHALMENARTPYAELAKKFAVSPGTIHVRVEKMKQSGIITGTRVDISAKQLGFDVCCFIGIILKSAKDYPAALKKLDMLDEVVEVYYTTGHYSIFIKVMCRSIEALQDVLINKIQTIDEIQSTETLISLQNPIMRTIKP; encoded by the coding sequence ATGGCAGAAATTTATCAGATCGATAATTTAGACCGTGACATACTTCACGCTTTAATGGAAAACGCACGTACACCTTATGCAGAATTAGCCAAAAAATTCGCAGTAAGCCCAGGAACAATCCATGTTCGCGTAGAAAAAATGAAACAATCAGGGATCATTACGGGGACTCGGGTGGATATCAGCGCCAAGCAACTGGGGTTCGATGTGTGCTGCTTTATCGGTATCATATTGAAAAGCGCCAAAGACTATCCGGCAGCATTGAAGAAACTCGATATGCTGGATGAAGTCGTTGAAGTTTATTACACCACTGGACACTACAGCATTTTCATTAAAGTCATGTGTCGATCCATAGAAGCCCTTCAGGACGTACTTATCAACAAGATCCAGACTATCGACGAAATCCAGTCAACAGAAACCTTGATCTCCCTGCAAAACCCGATAATGAGGACAATCAAACCTTAA
- the asnA gene encoding aspartate--ammonia ligase, with protein MKTSFIEKQQQISFVKSYFSRLLEKQLGLIEVQGPILSRLGDGTQDNLSGHEKAVQVKVKTLPNATFEVVHSLAKWKRKTLGRFGFQAGQGLYTHMKALRPDEDRLTPIHSVFVDQWDWEKVMGEGQRSLDYLKQTVGKIYEAIKETQQAVSKEFGLAPFLPDQIHFIHSEELLKRYPDLDAKGREREAAKEFGAIFLMGIGGKLSDDQAHDVRAPDYDDWTTPNSDGFFGLNGDIIVWNPVLQDAFEISSMGIRVDAEALERQLSLTGDEDRLQYDWHQALLKGDMPQSIGGGIGQSRLVMLMLQMSHIGQVQCGVWSPEIIESVEGVL; from the coding sequence ATGAAAACATCCTTTATTGAAAAGCAACAGCAGATTAGTTTTGTGAAATCATACTTTTCCCGTCTGCTAGAGAAACAACTTGGTTTGATCGAAGTTCAAGGACCTATCTTAAGTCGTCTTGGTGATGGTACTCAGGACAACTTATCGGGTCATGAAAAAGCGGTTCAGGTGAAGGTGAAAACGTTGCCGAACGCTACTTTTGAAGTTGTTCATTCTCTGGCGAAGTGGAAACGTAAGACATTAGGTCGCTTTGGTTTTCAAGCTGGACAAGGGTTGTATACTCACATGAAAGCTCTGCGTCCTGATGAAGATCGCCTGACACCTATCCACTCTGTTTTTGTTGATCAGTGGGATTGGGAGAAAGTGATGGGTGAAGGTCAGCGTTCACTCGACTATTTAAAACAGACAGTAGGTAAAATCTACGAAGCGATAAAAGAAACACAACAAGCGGTAAGTAAGGAATTTGGTCTGGCACCGTTCCTGCCAGATCAAATTCACTTTATCCACAGTGAAGAGCTTCTGAAACGTTACCCTGATCTGGATGCTAAAGGTCGTGAGCGTGAGGCTGCCAAAGAGTTTGGTGCAATTTTCTTGATGGGCATTGGTGGTAAGTTGTCTGATGATCAGGCACATGATGTACGTGCACCGGATTATGACGACTGGACGACACCAAACAGTGACGGTTTCTTTGGTCTAAACGGTGACATTATTGTCTGGAACCCAGTTTTACAGGATGCTTTTGAAATTTCTTCAATGGGTATCCGGGTTGATGCAGAGGCTCTGGAACGTCAGCTTTCACTGACGGGTGATGAAGATCGTCTGCAATATGATTGGCATCAGGCGTTGCTCAAAGGGGATATGCCGCAATCTATCGGTGGTGGCATAGGACAATCTCGTTTAGTGATGCTGATGCTGCAAATGTCACATATCGGTCAGGTTCAGTGCGGTGTCTGGTCGCCTGAAATCATTGAATCAGTTGAAGGTGTACTCTAA
- the viaA gene encoding ATPase RavA stimulator ViaA, protein MLTLATLDLLLSINESELIEEIISALLGTPQLVIFFGKFPRLKNALLKDLPSWQQILQQRIKQTIIPSPLAEEFQLYQHIQSIDTTDFYQQLPNIVEKLQQLESPFAKEADTLLKAFSEYTSSGQILFIQRWRLSLILQATSFNKALLEQEKEQRLAEIQKQLLLSSNLDPIFDHNDHAAGRLWDMCKGQLHLTKQNVQLFTLYADFLKQQPDLEKLAQLLGRSQAAKSIPKESPVLEPFTRFERIPDTIPEQISGIRQSDDILRLLPTELAMLDIEELEYEFYRRLVEKKLLSYRLQGDGWQTKTTLKPVTHHHNKKQLRGPFIVCVDTSGSMGGFNEQCAKAFCLALMRIALADNRHCHIMLFSTQLVHYDLTSPNGLTQAMHFLGQTFKGGTDLASCLNATVEKMKEKIWEDADAVVISDFIAQRLPGSLIHQIKNLQQHQQHRFHAVSLSHYGKPGIMQIFDYIWRFDTGLVSRLRRKWRN, encoded by the coding sequence ATGTTAACACTAGCTACACTCGATCTCTTACTTTCTATCAACGAAAGCGAACTGATCGAAGAGATCATTTCAGCACTGTTAGGTACCCCTCAGTTAGTTATTTTCTTTGGAAAGTTTCCAAGGCTTAAGAATGCATTACTAAAAGATCTCCCCTCATGGCAACAAATATTACAGCAGAGAATAAAACAGACGATTATTCCTTCTCCATTGGCCGAAGAGTTTCAGTTATACCAACACATACAATCAATTGACACGACTGATTTCTATCAACAGTTACCTAATATCGTAGAGAAACTTCAACAACTCGAATCTCCCTTTGCCAAAGAAGCCGATACACTGCTCAAAGCATTCTCTGAATACACCTCTTCAGGACAAATATTGTTTATTCAACGCTGGCGTCTTAGCCTGATCCTGCAAGCGACATCTTTTAACAAGGCACTGTTAGAACAAGAAAAAGAGCAACGACTCGCTGAGATCCAAAAGCAATTACTCCTAAGCAGTAACCTTGATCCCATATTTGATCACAATGATCACGCGGCAGGTAGATTATGGGATATGTGCAAAGGACAACTTCACCTGACTAAGCAAAATGTACAATTATTTACTCTCTATGCTGACTTTCTCAAACAGCAACCTGATCTGGAAAAACTGGCACAATTACTCGGCCGCAGTCAGGCAGCGAAATCAATTCCTAAAGAAAGTCCAGTTCTTGAACCCTTCACGCGATTTGAAAGAATACCAGATACGATACCTGAGCAAATTAGTGGGATTAGACAAAGTGATGACATCTTAAGGTTATTACCCACCGAGCTGGCTATGCTGGATATTGAAGAGTTGGAATACGAATTTTATCGGCGACTGGTGGAGAAAAAATTACTGTCCTATCGCTTACAAGGGGACGGCTGGCAAACAAAAACCACACTCAAACCCGTTACACATCACCATAATAAAAAACAGCTTCGGGGGCCCTTTATTGTTTGTGTCGACACATCAGGATCAATGGGGGGGTTTAATGAACAGTGTGCAAAAGCATTTTGTCTGGCTTTGATGCGTATCGCGCTAGCGGATAATCGTCACTGTCATATCATGCTGTTTTCAACACAACTCGTCCACTATGACTTAACATCACCGAATGGACTGACTCAGGCCATGCATTTTCTGGGGCAAACATTTAAGGGTGGAACTGATCTGGCATCTTGTTTAAATGCAACCGTAGAAAAAATGAAAGAAAAGATTTGGGAAGATGCTGATGCTGTTGTTATTTCAGATTTCATTGCCCAACGCTTGCCAGGCTCCCTAATCCATCAGATAAAAAATCTGCAACAGCATCAACAACACCGCTTCCATGCGGTCTCCCTTTCCCATTATGGAAAACCCGGTATTATGCAGATATTCGATTATATCTGGCGTTTTGATACCGGGCTTGTAAGCCGTTTACGCCGAAAGTGGCGAAATTAA